In the genome of Coregonus clupeaformis isolate EN_2021a chromosome 11, ASM2061545v1, whole genome shotgun sequence, one region contains:
- the LOC121576981 gene encoding unconventional prefoldin RPB5 interactor 1, with translation MAERNKRNIEVPQGVDRLRVEDKKVVKGCEVQIQHWEKVKGDYEALEDQLKTLPDEVSYDIMVPFGPLAFMPGKLVHTNEFTVLLGDNWFAKCSAKQAQKLVEHRKKHVRSALDDLHKTRKNFEARVGFAEDLEKLSGAKGDYVDIREEVGSIEEFVSKGKQRVALNPHSKPKMEAIVKIEEEEGGGEGDGESRRGVPSEEELWARLDELEAQEELEEEHDRCFDSADTNGNDDTTSSSSEEEKDGDDGGHHRVNGHDERSEGRMSVPHNFGKVNGTTRDREEEDERAEEEGNCLPTIYFSHTVEPKKVRINTGKNTMLKFSELKEQKRQAKRKKKNGTSNGHSHHGLHNITTPTDIYRLFVDVKNGEPIPRKSILKSRSRENSGCSDTSESSAADFEERRTFGRTLSHDENTYSDTSDGITEEDSPTGNPLHPTRRFEAFSCTVVEKEPIPSSILHLTIAPPALPTIPERKLEEVAPEAPREAPKRVSKFKAARLQQK, from the exons ATGGCTGAGAGAAATAAAAGGAACATAGAGGTCCCACAAGGAGTTGATAGACTTCGAGTGGAGGATAAAAAG GTGGTGAAAGGCTGCGAAGTTCAGATCCAGCACTG GGAGAAGGTAAAAGGTGACTATGAAGCCCTCGAGGATCAACTCAAAACTCTTCCAGATGAGGTGTCCTATGACATCATG GTGCCATTTGGCCCTTTGGCATTCATGCCTGGGAAGCTGGTCCATACCAATGAGTTCACCGTGCTACTGGGAGACAACTGGTTTGCCAAGTGCTCTGCCAAGCAGGCCCAGAAGCTCGTGGAGCACAGGAAGAAAC ATGTAAGGAGTGCACTGGATGACTTGCACAAGACGAGGAAGAACTTTGAAGCCAGAGTTGGGTTCGCAGAGGATCTAGAAAAACTCTCAGGC GCTAAAGGGGACTATGTGGACATCAGAGAAGAGGTTGGAAGTATTGAAGAATTTGTAAGTAAAGGAAAGCAGCGTGTGGCCCTTAATCCCCACTCCAAGCCCAAGATGGAGGCTATTGTgaagatagaggaggaggagggcggtggagagggagatggagagagtaggagaggagtACCGTCTGAGGAGGAGCTGTGGGCCAGACTGGATGAGCTGGAAGCACAGGAGGAGCTTGAGGAGGAGCATGACCG ATGCTTTGACAGTGCAGACACCAACGGCAATGACGACACAACATCCTCTTCCTctgaggaagagaaggatggagatgATGGTGGCCATCATCGCGTCAACGGACATGACGAGAGGAGTGAAGGCAGGATGTCTGTGCCCCACAACTTTGGTAAAGTTAACGGTACAACCAgggacagggaggaggaagacgagagagcggaggaggaaggCAACTGTTTGCCTACCATCTATTTCTCTCATACAGTGGAACCCAAGAAG GTGAGGATAAACACAGGGAAGAACACCATGTTGAAGTTCAGTGAGCTGAAAGAACAGAAGCGGCAAGCCAAGAGGAAAAAGAAGAACGGCACCAGCAATGGCCACTCTCACCACGGGCTCCACAACATCACCACGCCCACAGACATCTACAG GTTGTTTGTGGATGTGAAGAATGGTGAGCCCATCCCCAGGAAGTCCATCCTAAAGTCccggagcagagagaacagcggGTGTAGCGACACCAGCGAGAGCAGCGCTGCCGACTTCGAGGAGCGCAGGACGTTCGGACGCACCCTTAGCCATGACGAGAACACGTACAGCGACACCAGCGACGGCATCACTGAGGAGGACAGCCCCACTGGGAACCCTCTACACCCCACCAGACGCTTCGAG gccttttcatgcacagtggtgGAGAAGGAGCCTATTCCCTCGTCGATCCTCCACCTAACCATTGCCCCGCCAGCTCTGCCCACTATTCCAGAGCGGAAGCTGGAGGAGGTGGCTCCTGAAGCTCCCCGGGAGGCCCCTAAGCGGGTATCCAAGTTCAAAGCTGCCCGGCTGCAGCAGAAGTGA